The following coding sequences lie in one Streptomyces xiamenensis genomic window:
- a CDS encoding winged helix-turn-helix transcriptional regulator: MEEGTFESPRTCRVTIPDQALQWDRREDCEVRQILDRVADKWSLMVVALLEHRTMRFMELRRDIDGISQRMLTVTLRQLERDGLVRRTVYPVVPPRVEYALTPLGCTLHEAIQSLVIWTETHQDAIAAARTAYDRAAAAAAEVSAPSAPSRPATDGR; this comes from the coding sequence GTGGAAGAAGGCACTTTCGAATCACCCCGTACCTGCCGGGTAACCATCCCCGACCAGGCACTTCAGTGGGACCGCCGCGAGGACTGCGAAGTACGGCAGATCCTCGACCGGGTCGCCGACAAATGGTCCCTGATGGTGGTCGCGCTCCTGGAACACCGCACCATGCGCTTCATGGAGCTGCGCCGCGACATCGACGGCATCAGCCAGCGCATGCTCACCGTCACCCTGCGCCAGCTGGAGCGCGACGGACTGGTCAGGCGGACGGTGTACCCGGTGGTCCCGCCCCGCGTCGAGTACGCGCTGACCCCGCTCGGCTGCACCCTGCACGAGGCCATCCAGTCCCTCGTGATCTGGACCGAGACCCACCAGGACGCGATCGCGGCGGCCCGCACCGCGTACGACCGGGCCGCCGCCGCTGCCGCGGAGGTCAGCGCGCCATCGGCCCCATCCAGGCCCGCCACGGACGGACGATGA
- a CDS encoding DUF7848 domain-containing protein produces the protein MSVRRLLRYRNWTLEPDVEPDSEPTKFAMRCAVCRKKSPVSVEFEALSRWVFHHVGRNPSHHSYQEIIVRPWRAWMGPMAR, from the coding sequence GTGAGTGTGCGGCGATTGCTGCGGTACCGGAACTGGACGCTGGAGCCCGATGTGGAACCGGACTCGGAGCCGACCAAGTTCGCGATGCGCTGCGCGGTGTGCCGTAAGAAATCACCGGTGTCGGTGGAATTCGAGGCGCTCAGCCGCTGGGTTTTCCATCACGTCGGGCGCAATCCCTCCCACCACTCCTATCAGGAGATCATCGTCCGTCCGTGGCGGGCCTGGATGGGGCCGATGGCGCGCTGA